In Capsicum annuum cultivar UCD-10X-F1 chromosome 7, UCD10Xv1.1, whole genome shotgun sequence, one genomic interval encodes:
- the LOC107878893 gene encoding molybdenum cofactor sulfurase isoform X2 — protein sequence MLVAQFHFSLRNSKSNNCWKMNMESEKEQFLKEYGSDYGYPNSPKNIDEIRATEFKRLSDTVYLDHAGATLYFESQMEAVFKDLNSTVYGNPHSQSSCSLASEDVVGKARQQNYWSTESKAPEYFIDNQHFLHEKVDIEEGTHLGKSESSKSNFKLTQHRVQRRSEGGVPKEGMAGSAYNLFAFPSECNFSGRKFDPDLVKIIKEGPERILESAQCCRGCWLVLIDAAKGCATNPPDLSKFKADFVVFSFYKLFGYPTGLGALIVRNDAAKLMKKTYFSGGTVAAAIADVDFFKRREGVEEFFEDGTISFLSIAAIQHGFKIINMLTTSSISRHTASLAAYVRNKLLALKHENGEFVCTLYGVLSSEMGPTVSFNMRRPDGTWYGYREVEKLATLAGIQLRTGCFCNPGACAKYLCLSHLDLLSNIEAGHVCWDDRDILNGKPTGAVRVSFGYMSTFEDAMKFVNFVENNFVILSSDRCALQPSPICLPIEGIAKAAARHILTSITVYPIKSCGGFSVDQWPLTSTGLLHDREWILKSTTGEILTQKKVTEMCNISTLIDLNLGKLFVESPRCKEKLQIELKSNSLVTGDIMDIQNHRYEVRSYNNEVDIWFSKAIGRPCTLLRNSGSQSHSCIDKNGSRGICRDVGARLNFVNEAQFLLVSEESIADLNSRLKSKGRRSNGGHTVQVGAMRFRPNLVASGGEPYAEDGWSKLNIGGKYFMSLGGCNRCQMINISAEAGEVQRFSEPLATLAGYRRAKGKILFGILLRYENNAKTKSDTWIHVGEEIFPNGDRH from the exons ATGCTAGTAGCTCAATTTCATTTCTCCTTAAGAAATTCAAAGAGTAATAATTGCTGGAAAATGAACATGGAATCGGAGAAAGAGCAATTTTTGAAGGAATATGGAAGCGATTATGGTTATCCAAATTCTCCCAAAAACATTGATGAAATTAGAGCTACAGAATTCAAGCGCTTAAGCg ATACGGTATACTTGGATCATGCTGGGGCGACTCTCTATTTCGAATCGCAAATGGAAGCTGTTTTTAAGGACCTTAATTCTACTGTTTATGGAAATCCTC ATAGTCAGAGTAGTTGCAGTTTGGCTAGTGAGGACGTTGTTGGGAAAGCACGCCAACAG AACTACTGGTCCACTGAATCAAAGGCTCCCGAATATTTTATAGATAATCAACATTTTCTTCATGAGAAAG TTGACATTGAAGAGGGCACACATCTTGGTAAATCAGAAAGCTCCAAGTCTAACTTTAAACTAACACAGCACCGCGTTCAGAGAAGAAGTGAAGGTGGAGTTCCGAAAGAAGGGATGGCAG GTAGTGCGTACAACTTGTTTGCATTCCCATCAGAGTGCAATTTTTCAGGTCGAAAATTTGACCCGGACCTAGTTAAGATTATCAAGGAAGGGCCTGAAAGAATCTTAGAAAGTGCCCAGTGCTGCAG AGGTTGCTGGTTGGTTCTGATAGATGCTGCCAAAGGATGTGCCACCAATCCGCCAGATTTATCAAAGTTTAAAGCAGACTTTGTTGTCTTCTCGTTCTACAAG TTATTCGGCTACCCAACTGGCCTTGGAGCTCTCATTGTTCGAAATG ATGCTGCTAAGCTGATGAAGAAGACCTACTTTAGTGGAG GTACGGTGGCTGCAGCTATTGCTGATGTTGACTTTTTCAAAAGAAGAGAAGGTGTAGAGGAATTTTTTGAGGATGGAACCATTTCGTTCTTGAGCATAGCAGCAATTCAACATGggttcaaaataattaatatgctAACAACATCTTCGATTTCCCG GCACACAGCATCACTTGCAGCATATGTGAGGAATAAGCTTTTGGCGTTGAAGCATGAAAATGGAGAATTTGTTTGCACACTTTACGGG GTATTATCTAGTGAAATGGGTCCTACTGTTTCATTCAACATGAGAAGACCAGATGGAACATGGTATGGATATCGTGAGGTGGAAAAATTGGCAACCTTGGCAGGAATTCAACTTCGG ACAGGATGTTTTTGCAATCCTGGTGCTTGTGCTAAATATCTTTGTTTGTCGCACTTGGATCTTCTTTCAAACATTGAG GCTGGGCATGTGTGCTGGGATGATCGTGACATTTTAAATGGAAAACCAACTGGAGCTGTCAGAGTATCTTTTGGTTACATGTCAACATTTGAAGATGCCATG AAATTTGTCAACTTCGTggaaaataattttgtaatattATCGTCCGATCGATGTGCATTGCAGCCCAGCCCAATCTGTCTGCCAATTGAAG GGATTGCAAAAGCTGCTGCACGACATATCCTCACATCTATTACTGTCTATCCAATAAAGTCTTGTGGGGGATTTAGTGTGGATCAGTGGCCTCTAACGTCTACTG GGTTATTGCATGATCGTGAATGGATTCTCAAGAGCACAACCGGTGAAATTCTCACCCAAAAGAAG GTTACAGAAATGTGCAATATTTCCACGCTGATTGACCTCAATTTGGGAAAACTGTTTGTAGAGTCACCTCGTTGCAAGGAGAAATTGCAGATTGAACTCAAATCCAACTCACTTGTCACCGGAGATATAATGGATATCCAAAATCATAG ATATGAAGTCAGAAGTTATAACAATGAGGTTGATATCTGGTTCAGCAAGGCAATTGGTCGACCTTGCACTCTATTAAGGAATTCCGGTTCCCAGAGTCACTCCTGCATAGATAAGAATGGCAGCCGTGGCATATGCAGGGATGTTGGCGCTAGATTGAATTTTGTTAACGAAGCCCAGTTTCTGCTGGTATCTGAAGAAAGTATAGCTGACCTCAACTCTAGGCTGAAATCAA AGGGACGAAGGAGCAATGGTGGACACACAGTTCAAGTTGGTGCAATGAGATTTCGACCCAATCTTGTAGCATCTGGCGGTGAACCATATGCAGAAGATGGATGGAGCAAACTAAATATTGGAGGGAAATATTTTATG TCTTTAGGTGGTTGCAATCGTTGCCAGATGATCAATATAAGTGCAGAGGCTGGAGAAGTACAGAGGTTTAGTGAACCTTTGGCAACTTTAGCAGGTTACAGGAGAGCAAAG GGGAAAATATTGTTTGGCATACTGCTGAGGTATGAGAATAATGCGAAAACCAAGTCAGATACATGGATTCATGTAGGAGAAGAAATTTTTCCAAATGGAGATAGGCACTGA
- the LOC107878893 gene encoding molybdenum cofactor sulfurase isoform X1 — MLVAQFHFSLRNSKSNNCWKMNMESEKEQFLKEYGSDYGYPNSPKNIDEIRATEFKRLSDTVYLDHAGATLYFESQMEAVFKDLNSTVYGNPHSQSSCSLASEDVVGKARQQVLNFFNASPREYSCIFTSGATAALKLVGETFPWSNDSSFVYSMENHNSVLGIREYALSKGAAAFAVDIEEGTHLGKSESSKSNFKLTQHRVQRRSEGGVPKEGMAGSAYNLFAFPSECNFSGRKFDPDLVKIIKEGPERILESAQCCRGCWLVLIDAAKGCATNPPDLSKFKADFVVFSFYKLFGYPTGLGALIVRNDAAKLMKKTYFSGGTVAAAIADVDFFKRREGVEEFFEDGTISFLSIAAIQHGFKIINMLTTSSISRHTASLAAYVRNKLLALKHENGEFVCTLYGVLSSEMGPTVSFNMRRPDGTWYGYREVEKLATLAGIQLRTGCFCNPGACAKYLCLSHLDLLSNIEAGHVCWDDRDILNGKPTGAVRVSFGYMSTFEDAMKFVNFVENNFVILSSDRCALQPSPICLPIEGIAKAAARHILTSITVYPIKSCGGFSVDQWPLTSTGLLHDREWILKSTTGEILTQKKVTEMCNISTLIDLNLGKLFVESPRCKEKLQIELKSNSLVTGDIMDIQNHRYEVRSYNNEVDIWFSKAIGRPCTLLRNSGSQSHSCIDKNGSRGICRDVGARLNFVNEAQFLLVSEESIADLNSRLKSKGRRSNGGHTVQVGAMRFRPNLVASGGEPYAEDGWSKLNIGGKYFMSLGGCNRCQMINISAEAGEVQRFSEPLATLAGYRRAKGKILFGILLRYENNAKTKSDTWIHVGEEIFPNGDRH; from the exons ATGCTAGTAGCTCAATTTCATTTCTCCTTAAGAAATTCAAAGAGTAATAATTGCTGGAAAATGAACATGGAATCGGAGAAAGAGCAATTTTTGAAGGAATATGGAAGCGATTATGGTTATCCAAATTCTCCCAAAAACATTGATGAAATTAGAGCTACAGAATTCAAGCGCTTAAGCg ATACGGTATACTTGGATCATGCTGGGGCGACTCTCTATTTCGAATCGCAAATGGAAGCTGTTTTTAAGGACCTTAATTCTACTGTTTATGGAAATCCTC ATAGTCAGAGTAGTTGCAGTTTGGCTAGTGAGGACGTTGTTGGGAAAGCACGCCAACAG GTCCTTAATTTCTTCAATGCATCACCAAGAGAATATAGCTGTATATTCACTTCTGGGGCAACGGCTGCACTAAAACTAGTTGGAGAGACCTTCCCATGGAGCAATGACAGCAGTTTTGTGTACTCAATGGAGAATCATAACAGTGTCCTTGGGATTAGGGA ATATGCTCTCAGTAAAGGAGCTGCTGCTTTTGCAGTTGACATTGAAGAGGGCACACATCTTGGTAAATCAGAAAGCTCCAAGTCTAACTTTAAACTAACACAGCACCGCGTTCAGAGAAGAAGTGAAGGTGGAGTTCCGAAAGAAGGGATGGCAG GTAGTGCGTACAACTTGTTTGCATTCCCATCAGAGTGCAATTTTTCAGGTCGAAAATTTGACCCGGACCTAGTTAAGATTATCAAGGAAGGGCCTGAAAGAATCTTAGAAAGTGCCCAGTGCTGCAG AGGTTGCTGGTTGGTTCTGATAGATGCTGCCAAAGGATGTGCCACCAATCCGCCAGATTTATCAAAGTTTAAAGCAGACTTTGTTGTCTTCTCGTTCTACAAG TTATTCGGCTACCCAACTGGCCTTGGAGCTCTCATTGTTCGAAATG ATGCTGCTAAGCTGATGAAGAAGACCTACTTTAGTGGAG GTACGGTGGCTGCAGCTATTGCTGATGTTGACTTTTTCAAAAGAAGAGAAGGTGTAGAGGAATTTTTTGAGGATGGAACCATTTCGTTCTTGAGCATAGCAGCAATTCAACATGggttcaaaataattaatatgctAACAACATCTTCGATTTCCCG GCACACAGCATCACTTGCAGCATATGTGAGGAATAAGCTTTTGGCGTTGAAGCATGAAAATGGAGAATTTGTTTGCACACTTTACGGG GTATTATCTAGTGAAATGGGTCCTACTGTTTCATTCAACATGAGAAGACCAGATGGAACATGGTATGGATATCGTGAGGTGGAAAAATTGGCAACCTTGGCAGGAATTCAACTTCGG ACAGGATGTTTTTGCAATCCTGGTGCTTGTGCTAAATATCTTTGTTTGTCGCACTTGGATCTTCTTTCAAACATTGAG GCTGGGCATGTGTGCTGGGATGATCGTGACATTTTAAATGGAAAACCAACTGGAGCTGTCAGAGTATCTTTTGGTTACATGTCAACATTTGAAGATGCCATG AAATTTGTCAACTTCGTggaaaataattttgtaatattATCGTCCGATCGATGTGCATTGCAGCCCAGCCCAATCTGTCTGCCAATTGAAG GGATTGCAAAAGCTGCTGCACGACATATCCTCACATCTATTACTGTCTATCCAATAAAGTCTTGTGGGGGATTTAGTGTGGATCAGTGGCCTCTAACGTCTACTG GGTTATTGCATGATCGTGAATGGATTCTCAAGAGCACAACCGGTGAAATTCTCACCCAAAAGAAG GTTACAGAAATGTGCAATATTTCCACGCTGATTGACCTCAATTTGGGAAAACTGTTTGTAGAGTCACCTCGTTGCAAGGAGAAATTGCAGATTGAACTCAAATCCAACTCACTTGTCACCGGAGATATAATGGATATCCAAAATCATAG ATATGAAGTCAGAAGTTATAACAATGAGGTTGATATCTGGTTCAGCAAGGCAATTGGTCGACCTTGCACTCTATTAAGGAATTCCGGTTCCCAGAGTCACTCCTGCATAGATAAGAATGGCAGCCGTGGCATATGCAGGGATGTTGGCGCTAGATTGAATTTTGTTAACGAAGCCCAGTTTCTGCTGGTATCTGAAGAAAGTATAGCTGACCTCAACTCTAGGCTGAAATCAA AGGGACGAAGGAGCAATGGTGGACACACAGTTCAAGTTGGTGCAATGAGATTTCGACCCAATCTTGTAGCATCTGGCGGTGAACCATATGCAGAAGATGGATGGAGCAAACTAAATATTGGAGGGAAATATTTTATG TCTTTAGGTGGTTGCAATCGTTGCCAGATGATCAATATAAGTGCAGAGGCTGGAGAAGTACAGAGGTTTAGTGAACCTTTGGCAACTTTAGCAGGTTACAGGAGAGCAAAG GGGAAAATATTGTTTGGCATACTGCTGAGGTATGAGAATAATGCGAAAACCAAGTCAGATACATGGATTCATGTAGGAGAAGAAATTTTTCCAAATGGAGATAGGCACTGA
- the LOC107877444 gene encoding uncharacterized protein LOC107877444, whose translation MAFIPHDHEYYSTRGLFSNEFINSSLVTNPLPQICNSQPNLLVTPSLYDHNINDQLLNINSLAHDHYVPPSISMMPWFPERLGVSDMTVPVLLPASSNSSDYSLNSSTHHHQVYAADNNNSNNNNNRCGSQHHEGCESWDENTDHGFESNFWASCPTSNNWGAHRETSPKLKEAPAMKIGRYSEEERKDRILRYLKKRNQRNFNKTIKYACRKTLADKRVRVRGRFAKNNEACDDELHMKGNVNCHGDHKDVFYDNPLVQMKHGDHYNEESWLEEAMMYIPYIGSSYDGSFMS comes from the exons ATGGCTTTCATTCCTCATGATCATGAATACTATAGTACTCGTGGCCTTTTCTCCAATGAATTCATCAATTCTTCTCTTGTTACTAATCCTCTCCCACAAATATGTAATTCCCAACCAAACTTATTAGTAACCCCCTCACtttatgatcataatattaaTGATCAACTACTCAATATCAATTCACTAGCTCATGATCATTATGTGCCACCATCAATTTCAATGATGCCATGGTTCCCTGAGCGCCTAGGGGTTTCGGACATGACGGTGCCGGTGTTACTACCGGCATCGTCTAATTCGAGTGACTATTCTTTGAATAGTTCTACTCATCATCATCAGGTTTATGCAGCAGACAACAacaacagtaataataataataatcgatGCGGCAGTCAACACCATGAGGGTTGTGAATCTTGGGATGAAAATACTGATCATGGTTTCGAATCCAATTTCTGGGCCTCTTGTCCTACCTCCAACAATTGG GGAGCTCACAGGGAAACAAGTCCAAAACTCAAAGAAGCTCCAGCAATGAAGATCGGCAGGTATTCAGAAGAGGAGAGAAAGGACAGAATTCTTCGGTATctcaagaaaagaaatcaaaggaATTTCAACAAAACTATTAAG TATGCTTGTCGTAAAACCCTAGCAGACAAACGTGTTCGAGTTCGTGGAAGATTTGCTAAAAATAATGAAGCTTGTGATGATGAACTCCACATGAAGGGAAATGTTAATTGCCATGGAGATCACAAGGATGTTTTCTATGATAATCCATTAGTCCAG ATGAAACATGGTGATCATTATAATGAGGAGAGTTGGTTAGAAGAGGCTATGATGTATATACCTTATATAGGTAGCTCCTATGATGGAAGTTTTATGAGCTGA